One genomic window of Medicago truncatula cultivar Jemalong A17 chromosome 1, MtrunA17r5.0-ANR, whole genome shotgun sequence includes the following:
- the LOC11410016 gene encoding uncharacterized protein isoform X1, with amino-acid sequence MNVWKEQLEHNTQEEEEDDDTFEESYILAALLGEYATKYLCKEPCRTSELTGHAWVQEILQGNPTRCYEMFRMEKHIFHKLCHELVEHDLKSSKHMGVEEMVAMFLVVVGHGVGNRMIQERFQHSGETVSRHFHRVLHACLKLSFKYIKPEDPMFCECHAKIKNDQRYWPFFKNAIGAIDGTHVSCVVSASEQPRFIGRKGYPTQNIMAVCDWNMCFTFVLAGWEGTAHDARVFDKALATANLNFPHPPQGKYYLVDSGYPTPIGYIGPYRCERYHLPEFRRSSGFENHNEVFNYYHSSLRCTIERTFGVWKNKFAILRSMPKFKYETQVHIVVATMAIHNFIRKSAEMDVDFNLYEDENTVIHHDDDHRSTNLNQSQSFNVASSSEMDHARNSIRDQIIAYKLNN; translated from the exons ATGAATGTTTGGAAGGAACAATTGGAACACAAtacacaagaagaagaagaagatgatgatacatttgaagaatCCTATATTTTGGCTGCACTACTTGGTGAGTATGCAACAAAATATTTATGCAAAGAGCCATGTAGAACTAGTGAGCTCACAGGTCATGCATGGGTTCAAGAAATATTGCAAGGGAATCCCACTCGTTGTTATGAGATGTTTCGAAtggaaaaacatatttttcataaactttgCCATGAATTGGTGGAACATGATTTAAAGTCTTCTAAACATATGGGGGTTGAAGAAATGGTTGCAATGTTTTTGGTCGTTGTAGGCCACGGTGTCGGTAATAGAATGATTCAAGAAAGATTTCAACATTCGGGTGAGACTGTAAGTAGACATTTTCATCGTGTACTTCATGCATGCCTTAAGTTGTCCTTCAAATATATTAAACCCGAAGATCCTATGTTTTGTGAATGTCATgccaaaattaaaaatgatcaaCGTTATTGGCCTTTTTTTAAGAATGCTATAGGAGCAATTGATGGTACACATGTGTCATGTGTAGTTAGTGCTAGTGAGCAACCAAGGTTTATTGGAAGAAAAGGATATCCAACACAAAATATTATGGCTGTATGTGATTGGAATATGTGTTTCACTTTTGTATTAGCTGGTTGGGAAGGCACTGCCCATGATGCCCGTGTTTTTGACAAAGCTCTTGCTACCGCTAACCTTAACTTTCCGCATCCTCCTCAAG gtaaGTATTATTTGGTAGATTCTGGTTATCCAACACCAATAGGGTACATTGGTCCATATAGATGTGAACGTTATCATCTTCCTGAATTTAGACGTTCAAGTGGGTTCGAAAATCATAATGAAGTATTCAATTACTATCACTCAAGTTTAAGATGCACAATTGAAAGAACTTTTGGGGTATGGAAGAATAAATTTGCAATTCTGCGTAGCATGCCTAAGTTCAAATATGAGACACAAGTTCATATAGTTGTCGCAACAATGGCAATACACAACTTTATTAGAAAGAGTGCTGAAATGGATGTTGATTTTAATctttatgaagatgaaaatacaGTCATTCACCATGATGATGATCATAGATCAACTAACTTGAATCAATCCCAAAGTTTCAATGTAGCTTCTTCTTCAGAGATGGATCATGCTCGAAACTCAATCCGCGATCAAATTATAGCGTATAagctaaataattaa
- the LOC11410016 gene encoding L10-interacting MYB domain-containing protein isoform X2, whose protein sequence is MDSLKRKISANPPSTNNEGQSSKASWRDIKATEYFVKACLDQVTKGQRNGTCFTKKGWQGIVSQFHEQSGLNYDKVQLKNRYDSLRKEWKVWYNLFGKVTGLGWNFEKNTVDASDEWWEKKELENPQYAKFRDKGLPFAHQLTTLFKDVVANGEHAWAPSSGVLPNENLGNDDIDVGLDDAEGSGDSEDASIGAATGFENINLNTSQGAVSQSSGQKRKRVIGAEQKGKKKATPSTSIAEAVNVIAETCKSRNEAISNASIGEVMAEIQTMEAVTSDLEFHTMCCNLMMFKPAREMFVSLRGFEERRLIWLKFASFNPTLFMRP, encoded by the exons ATGGACTCACTTAAGAGGAAAATTTCTGCTAACCCCCCATCAACTAACAATGAGGGTCAAAGTTCCAAAGCTAGTTGGAGGGATATTAAAGCCACTGAGTACTTTGTGAAGGCATGTTTGGATCAAGTTACCAAGGGTCAACGAAATGGTACTTGTTTTACCAAGAAAGGATGGCAAGGTATTGTTTCCCAATTTCATGAACAAAGTGGACTGAATTATGACAAGGTACAATTGAAGAATAGGTATGATAGCTTGAGAAAGGAATGGAAAGTATGGTATAACTTGTTTGGAAAAGTTACCGGATTAGGATGGAATTTTGAGAAGAACACCGTTGATGCATCCGATGAATGGTGGGAGAAGAAAGAATTG GAAAATCCTCAATATGCAAAGTTTAGAGACAAGGGACTTCCATTTGCTCACCAACTAACCACACTTTTCAAGGATGTAGTGGCTAATGGAGAGCATGCTTGGGCACCATCAAGTGGTGTATTACCTAATGAGAACTTGGGTAATGATGATATTGATGTTGGCTTGGATGATGCAGAAGGTTCGGGTGATAGTGAAGATGCAAGCATTGGAGCAGCAActggttttgaaaatattaacttGAATACATCACAAGGAGCTGTTAGTCAAAGTAGTGgacaaaagagaaagagagttaTTGGGGCTGAacagaaaggaaagaaaaaagctACTCCTTCAACGTCAATAGCTGAGGCTGTTAATGTTATTGCGGAGACTTGCAAGTCGCGGAATGAGGCTATAAGTAATGCATCTATTGGTGAGGTGATGGCTGAGATTCAAACCATGGAGGCAGTTACTTCTGATTTAGAGTTTCATACAATGTGTTGTAACCTAATGATGTTTAAGCCAGCTAGGGAGATGTTTGTATCACTGCGGGGTTTTGAGGAAAGAAGGTTGATTTGGCTCAAATTTGCATCATTCAACCCTACTCTATTCATGAGGCCgtga
- the LOC11413581 gene encoding pentatricopeptide repeat-containing protein At3g04760, chloroplastic, whose translation MTTFSTEFLSHTLNFRIHTSSHSKPNTIIITSSILFLNEANNNNNKRRRRTNNNEQQQFRVNETKPTKHDQDYDFRDTNFMKTLNRSCKSAKYDESLYFLQHMVNRGYKPDVILCTKLIKGFFNMKKIEKAIQVMEILEKHGKPDVFAYNAVISGFCKADRVDHASKVLDRMKKRGFEPDVVTYNILIGNFCGRGRLDLALRVMDQLLKDNCKPTVITYTILIEATITQGGIDEAMKLLDEMLSRGLRPDRYTYNVVVNGMCKEGMLDRAFEFLSRISKNGCVAGVSTYNILLRDLLNEGKWEYGEKLMSDMLVKGCEPNPITYSTLITALCRDGKIDEAKNVLKVMKEKALAPDGYSYDPLISALCREGKVDLAIEFLDDMISGGHLPDILSYNSILASLCKNGNADEALNIFEKLGEVGCPPNAGSYNTLFGALWSSGDKIRALGMILEMLSNGIDPDEITYNSLISCLCRDGLVDQAIELLVDMFESEKCQPTVISYNTVLLGLCKVQRIIDAIEVLAAMVNEGCLPNETTYTLLIQGIGFAGWRYDAMELANLLVNMDAISEDSFKRFQKIFPVFDAHKELALSSE comes from the coding sequence ATGACAACATTTTCAACCGAATTCCTCTCACACACGTTAAACTTCAGAATCCACACTTCAAGCCATTCAAAACCCAACACAATCATCATCACTTCCTCAATTCTATTCCTAAACGaagccaacaacaacaacaacaaacgaagaagaagaacaaacaACAATGAACAACAACAATTCCGCGTCAATGAAACAAAACCAACAAAACACGACCAAGACTACGATTTCCGAGACACCAATTTCATGAAAACCTTAAACAGATCATGCAAATCAGCTAAGTACGATGAATCTTTATACTTTCTTCAACACATGGTTAATCGTGGTTATAAACCTGATGTTATTCTTTGCACTAAATTGATCAAGggtttttttaatatgaaaaagaTCGAAAAAGCGATTCAGGTTATGGAGATTCTTGAGAAGCACGGTAAGCCTGATGTTTTTGCTTACAATGCAGTTATAAGTGGGTTTTGTAAAGCTGATAGAGTTGATCATGCTAGTAAGGTGCTTGATAGAATGAAAAAGAGAGGCTTTGAGCCTGATGTTGttacttataatattttgattggCAATTTTTGTGGAAGGGGCAGGCTTGATTTGGCTTTAAGGGTTATGGATCAGTTGTTGAAAGATAATTGTAAGCCGACGGTTATAACTTATACGATATTGATTGAAGCAACCATTACTCAAGGTGGTATTGATGAGGCCATGAAGCTTCTGGATGAGATGTTGTCGAGAGGGTTGAGACCGGATAGGTATACgtataatgttgttgtgaatgGTATGTGTAAAGAAGGGATGTTGGATAGAGCTTTTGAGTTTCTTAGTCGGATAAGTAAGAATGGCTGTGTTGCTGGTGTGAGtacttataatattttgttgaggGATCTTTTGAATGAAGGGAAATGGGAATATGGGGAGAAGTTGATGTCTGATATGCTTGTTAAGGGTTGTGAGCCGAATCCTATAACGTATAGTACGTTGATTACTGCGTTATGTCGTGATGGAAAAATTGACGAGGCAAAGAATGTGTTGAAGGTTATGAAGGAGAAAGCGCTGGCTCCTGATGGTTATAGTTATGATCCATTGATTTCTGCTCTTTGTAGAGAAGGAAAAGTGGATTTGGCTATTGAGTTTTTGGATGACATGATATCAGGTGGTCATTTGCCTGATATTCTTAGCTATAACTCAATCTTGGCATCTTTGTGTAAGAATGGAAATGCCGATGAGGCTTTGAATATCTTTGAGAAGCTTGGTGAAGTGGGTTGTCCTCCAAATGCAGGTTCTTATAATACATTGTTTGGTGCGTTGTGGAGTAGTGGCGATAAAATTAGAGCGTTAGGGATGATTTTGGAGATGTTAAGTAATGGCATTGATCCTGATGAGATCACATATAATTCACTTATATCTTGTTTGTGCAGAGATGGATTGGTGGATCAGGCAATTGAGTTGTTGGTTGATATGTTTGAGAGTGAAAAGTGTCAGCCGACGGTTATTAGTTACAATACTGTTCTTCTTGGATTATGCAAAGTGCAAAGAATCATAGATGCTATTGAGGTGCTGGCTGCTATGGTTAACGAAGGATGTCTGCCAAATGAAACCACTTACACATTGTTGATTCAAGGGATTGGTTTTGCTGGATGGCGATATGACGCAATGGAGCTGGCTAACTTACTTGTTAATATGGATGCAATTTCAGAAGATTCGTTCAAACGTTTTCAGAAAATATTTCCGGTGTTTGATGCGCACAAAGAGCTTGCTTTATCATCAGAATGA
- the LOC11426390 gene encoding pentatricopeptide repeat-containing protein At1g08610, with product MSYATSFQNKGFNFHYFNHHNNKGSCVFSLREKIYTLHQIPFRDYRCCSSWKGLRCRTVLSDRVDEVDHEDWGFESNTGKRVESSELVHLVTSLNSSTLSAEGQFVRNGELTSNKILQSLCSRGKLTAAARLVEVMARMSQIPHFPSCTNLIRGLIRIGQVDKGCKIMNMMVMSGGVPDTITFNAVIGSLCKRGHLKSALEFLEGMSLSGCLPDAKTYNTIIRCIFDKGDPNLAVSFWKDQLRKGFPPYLITYALLVELVCKHCGASRALEVLEDMAREGCCPDINMYNSLVNFSSKQGNYKDTALVISNLLSHGMQPNVVTYNILIHSLSLHGYSDVVDDILKIMNETSISPTLVTYNILLNSLCKSGFLDRSISLYIKMVSENCSPDIVTYNTLLNALCKEGFIDESIQLLHSLSGTNCSPGLVTYNIVINGLARMRSIKSAKEMYGEMVEKGIDPDYITHRTLVWGLCQVYQFEEAVEIFKVMHRIGQKIKGYAYKCVILGLCEQKKLDSAIQALDLMVKAQCKPDGKIYYTLLKSVANEGMVNEANDLHQRLIELKILKDGCLIVGAHT from the coding sequence ATGAGTTATGCGACGTCTTTCCAAAACAAGGGTTTCAACTTTCACTATTTTAATCATCATAACAATAAGGGGAGTTGTGTTTTTAGTTTAAGGGAAAAAATCTATACATTGCACCAAATTCCTTTCCGTGATTATAGATGCTGCTCGTCTTGGAAAGGATTGCGGTGTAGAACTGTTTTAAGTGATAGAGTTGATGAAGTTGATCATGAAGATTGGGGCTTTGAAAGTAATACTGGCAAAAGGGTAGAATCTAGTGAACTAGTGCATTTAGTCACGTCTCTCAACTCTTCAACTTTGTCAGCAGAGGGACAGTTTGTCAGAAACGGTGAATTGACCAGCAATAAGATTCTTCAGAGTCTCTGCAGTAGAGGGAAGTTAACGGCTGCAGCAAGATTGGTTGAGGTTATGGCACGTATGAGTCAAATACCTCATTTCCCTTCTTGCACAAATTTGATTCGAGGTTTAATCAGAATTGGTCAGGTAGACAAAGGTTGCAAAATCATGAATATGATGGTTATGTCTGGTGGTGTTCCTGATACAATTACGTTCAATGCGGTTATTGGAAGCCTTTGTAAAAGAGGCCATTTAAAATCTGCTCTTGAATTTCTTGAAGGTATGAGCTTAAGTGGTTGCTTACCAGATGCAAAAACTTATAATACCATAATTcgttgcatatttgataaaggAGATCCAAATTTGGCTGTTAGTTTTTGGAAGGATCAGTTGAGAAAAGGGTTCCCTCCTTATTTGATTACCTACGCTTTGCTTGTTGAACTGGTTTGCAAACATTGCGGGGCTTCTCGAGCCCTTGAAGTATTGGAAGATATGGCAAGGGAAGGTTGTTGTCCCGATATCAATATGTACAATTCTCTTGTAAATTTTAGTTCTAAACAAGGAAATTATAAAGATACTGCTTTGGTTATTTCTAATCTTCTATCTCATGGGATGCAACCAAATGTTGTGACATATAATATCCTCATCCACTCTCTTAGTCTCCATGGGTATTCCGATGTAGTTGATGATATCTTGAAGATTATGAATGAGACTTCCATTTCACCTACACTTGTAACTTACAATATTTTGTTGAATAGTTTATGTAAATCTGGATTTCTAGATCGTTCCATAAGCTTATACATCAAAATGGTTTCTGAGAATTGTTCACCAGACATTGTAACTTACAATACTCTTCTTAATGCTTTATGTAAAGAAGGGTTTATCGACGAGAGCATTCAATTACTTCACTCTTTGTCTGGTACTAACTGTTCTCCTGGATTGGTGACTTATAACATAGTAATCAATGGGTTGGCTAGAATGAGATCTATAAAATCAGCAAAAGAAATGTATGGGGAAATGGTGGAAAAAGGAATTGATCCTGATTATATTACCCACCGTACTTTGGTATGGGGTCTTTGCCAGGTATATCAATTTGAAGAAGCAGTGGAGATATTCAAAGTGATGCATAGGATAGGACAAAAGATTAAAGGTTATGCTTATAAATGTGTCATCCTAGGACTGTGTGAGCAAAAGAAGCTTGATAGTGCGATTCAAGCTCTAGACTTGATGGTAAAAGCTCAATGCAAGCCAGATGGGAAAATATATTATACTTTACTTAAGTCTGTTGCTAATGAGGGTATGGTAAACGAGGCTAATGATTTGCATCAGAGGTTGATCGAGTTGAAGATTCTAAAAGACGGATGTTTGATAGTAGGAGCTCACACTTAG
- the LOC11416641 gene encoding RNA-binding protein 42, with protein sequence MTTPPSSSSSQPQFTYSNAPYFPVPFHLQQPATTSHYAAPYVAAPAVQLPPPPIVGPVPPPAAYSVPQYQAQQLFERDAQIITPEALENVKAAIASSDVEHKAETKKKAVPRKAAGQAWEDPILAEWPEDDYRLFCGDLGNEVNDDVLSKAFTRFPSFNMARVVRDKRTGKTKGYGFISFANPADLAAALKEMNGKYVGNRPIKLRKSKWRERTDYDALEKQKNHIQKKPKMSRKSILHK encoded by the exons ATGACGACACCACCTTCATCCTCATCATCTCAACCCCAATTCACATATTCCAACGCCCCTTACTTTCCCGTTCCCTTTCACCTTCAACAACCCGCAACCACCTCTCACTACGCCGCACCCTACGTTGCCGCCCCCGCCGTGCAACTTCCTCCGCCGCCAATTGTCGGTCCTGTTCCACCGCCTGCTGCTTACTCCGTTCCGCAATAtcaa GCACAGCAATTGTTTGAGAGAGATGCACAGATAATAACTCCGGAGGCTCTTGAGAATGTGAAGGCGGCAATTGCGAGTAGCGATGTTGAGCATAAAGCTGAGACCAAGAAGAAAGCGGTTCCTCGTAAAGCTGCTGGTCAAGCTTGGGAGGATCCTATTCTTGCTGAGTGGCCTGAAG ATGATTATCGGCTCTTCTGCGGTGATCTTGGGAATGAAGTCAATGATGATGTTCTTTCGAAAGCATTCACGCGATTCCCTTCCTTTAACATGGCAAGA GTTGTTAGAGATAAGCGAACTGGAAAAACAAAGGGCTATGGATTTATAAGCTTTGCTAACCCTGCTGACCTCGCTGCTGCTCTTAAAGAAATGAATG GTAAGTACGTCGGAAATCGGCCAATAAAACTACGCAAGAGTAAGTGGAGGGAGAGAACTGATTATGATGCATTGGAGAAACAGAAg AACCATATTCAGAAGAAGCCAAAAATGTCAAGAAAGAGTATTCTGCACAAGTGA
- the LOC112418624 gene encoding uncharacterized protein, protein MVVKVTMYQLQLIFCLPIRAGFGGLVRNSAGFYLSGFSGFVLTSTDILFAELTAIHRGLLLAVELGIEELVCYSDSLLSISLITGHASNLHVYAVLIQDIKDLLSSRSFTIHHCLREGNQCTDYMAKIGANSNHFSCYSSDRSPPFD, encoded by the coding sequence ATGGTAGTAAAAGTTACAATGTACCAACTTCAACTGATATTTTGTTTGCCTATTAGAGCTGGATTTGGTGGGCTTGTTCGAAATTCTGCAGGTTTTTATCTCTCGGGGTTCTCCGGATTTGTCCTAACTTCAACTGATATTTTGTTTGCCGAGCTCACCGCAATTCACCGTGGTCTTCTTTTAGCTGTGGAATTGGGAATAGAAGAATTGGTGTGCTACTCAGACTCCCTGCTCTCTATAAGCCTCATTACTGGTCATGCCTCTAATCTTCATGTATATGCAGTTTTAATACAAGACATAAAAGACCTCTTGTCCTCAAGAAGcttcaccattcatcattgtcTCCGTGAAGGAAATCAATGTACTGACTACATGGCAAAGATTGGGGCCAACTCCAATCACTTCTCATGCTACTCCTCCGATCGATCTCCTCCCTTTGATTAG